In the Staphylococcus condimenti genome, one interval contains:
- a CDS encoding YisL family protein, giving the protein MLHLHIFSWVIGIILFIVSYISFTKTGAPKKAYKPLHMTLRLFLVLILFSGVWQVVKEFATATGSAHMLLTLKMVCGVGVVALMEVTLVRKQRGASHTGLFWSTIALIIVTMALGIILPEGPISSMFGIGK; this is encoded by the coding sequence ATGTTACACTTACACATTTTCAGCTGGGTAATCGGTATTATTTTATTTATCGTTTCTTACATCAGTTTTACTAAAACCGGTGCACCGAAAAAAGCATATAAACCCTTACACATGACTTTAAGATTATTCTTAGTATTAATCTTATTCAGCGGTGTTTGGCAAGTAGTAAAAGAATTTGCGACTGCAACAGGAAGCGCACACATGCTATTAACATTAAAAATGGTTTGCGGTGTTGGTGTAGTGGCACTTATGGAAGTAACATTAGTACGTAAACAACGCGGTGCTTCTCATACAGGCTTATTCTGGAGTACTATTGCTTTAATTATCGTTACAATGGCATTAGGAATCATTTTACCAGAAGGACCAATTTCAAGTATGTTCGGTATTGGAAAATAA
- a CDS encoding fumarylacetoacetate hydrolase family protein, protein MKFLSFKHNDETSYGVKVKREEAAWDLRKVFADFSEGDFHPKTLLEGLEQNHTLDFQEQVRKAVVAATDSSNSEDYKVQFSDIEFLPPVTPPNNVIAFGRNYKKHADELNHSVERLYVFTKAASSLTGDESTIPNHKDITDTLDYEGELGVVIGKAGEKIPKGLALDYVYGYTIINDITDRTAQRQQDQAFLSKSLTGGCPMGPYIVTKDELPTPEDVNIVTKVNNDIRQDGNTSQMILKIDELIAEISKYVALHPGDIIATGTPAGVGAGMNPPQYLQPGDEVKVTIDNIGTLTNFIAEEE, encoded by the coding sequence ATGAAATTCTTATCATTCAAACACAATGATGAAACATCATATGGAGTAAAGGTAAAACGTGAAGAAGCAGCTTGGGATTTAAGAAAAGTTTTTGCTGATTTTAGTGAAGGCGACTTCCATCCTAAGACTTTATTAGAAGGTTTAGAACAAAATCATACTTTAGATTTTCAAGAACAAGTCCGCAAAGCAGTGGTAGCGGCTACAGATAGTTCTAACTCAGAGGATTATAAAGTTCAATTTTCTGATATTGAATTCTTACCGCCTGTAACACCACCGAATAATGTCATTGCTTTCGGCCGTAATTATAAAAAACATGCAGATGAATTAAATCATAGTGTAGAAAGATTATATGTATTTACTAAAGCAGCATCATCTTTAACTGGTGATGAATCTACAATTCCTAACCATAAAGATATTACAGATACTCTTGATTACGAAGGTGAACTAGGTGTAGTTATCGGTAAAGCTGGAGAAAAAATTCCAAAAGGATTAGCTTTAGATTACGTATATGGTTATACAATCATTAATGATATTACTGACCGAACTGCTCAACGTCAGCAAGACCAAGCTTTCCTTTCTAAAAGTTTGACTGGCGGCTGCCCAATGGGTCCTTATATCGTAACTAAAGATGAATTACCAACACCTGAGGACGTTAATATTGTAACTAAAGTCAACAATGACATTCGTCAAGACGGCAATACTAGCCAAATGATTCTTAAAATTGATGAATTGATTGCTGAGATTTCTAAATATGTTGCATTGCATCCTGGAGATATTATTGCAACAGGTACACCAGCAGGAGTGGGAGCAGGAATGAACCCTCCTCAATATCTGCAACCTGGTGATGAAGTAAAAGTAACAATTGATAATATTGGTACATTGACAAACTTTATTGCTGAAGAAGAATAG
- the addB gene encoding helicase-exonuclease AddAB subunit AddB, with protein MNKGGEVVSQLNAYIGRAGTGKSHAMLNEIKTKMKQDPLGDPIIIIAPTQSTFQLEQDFVKDPELNGSLRTEVLHFERLSHRIFQEIGGLTEEYASKGALEMMIFDILQAHRSELNLYQSQTKYYGFSAKLSEQIQDFKKYAVSPEQLEQFISENQLQTRTQDKLHDIALVYRYLEERLAENFVSSEDTLYKFIEKMSESKWLKRAEIYIDGFHNFSTLEYQIIEKLAQCAKSVSVLLTTNGDKDPFSLFRKTSSTLTHIEEIAQRQNITFNLRRFTKQQRFENHDLSHLEHSFNEVFFEKAAAKGNINILETSNVREEVNTIARDIIRKAREENIRFQDVAVLYRDENYAHLMESVFPEFDIPFNIDTKKSMTHHPVMEMIRSLLEVIESKWSFEPLMRLFKTQVLTKKFRDNRYLTDILENYVLERGIYGQRWLDDKYFKIEQFNQMGLKRQPMTEETEADYQRVIDLKNYVIDKILRFEKALAEADTAETYAAAFYEAFEQFNLPSQLMTERDELDLAGEHQQAEELDQVWNGFIQTLDDLATVFGNREMTQKRFLELFDVGLEQLEFVMIPQTLDQVSIGSMDLAKVDNKKHIYMLGMNDGTMPQAISNSGLISDDEKKYFQEETQLELSPTADVLQMDEAFVCYIAMTRATTHVTLSYSLMGLNNDDKEVSPFINNIQELFTNLDILNVQYAAQHNPLTVMEHPHQTKIALFEELQSWLNHELTADTWLEAYQAMMHNERLNRGLQYLTSALTFDNKTVQLNQPLSKALYGDKINASVSRFEGYQQCPFKHYTSHGLRLNERTKYKLENFDLGDIFHSVLKYIADKIHGDFRNLTDASIRKLTQEALENILPEVQYNLLNSSAYYRYMSVRIGAIVQSTLTALKYQGTFSKFRPQAFEKSFRKNPKSNEQLAAESLYTSQGIPINIRGQIDRIDTFNSKDRSFVNIIDYKSSEYSGTLDLTKVYYGLQMQMMTYMDVVLQNKDRLDLAEATEPGGLLYFHVHEPRVNFANWAEMDEDKRQEELLKSFKLNGLINSDPEVLDAEDTRLEPKFKSDIVPIDIGAKGNLNKSSKVADSQTIYKFIEHNKNNFIQIASDIMDGHTEVAPMKYKQKLPCEYCNYRSVCHVDGMIDSKKYRTVDESINPIDLLNQESDEEDNE; from the coding sequence ATGAACAAAGGGGGAGAAGTCGTGAGTCAATTAAATGCATATATTGGACGAGCAGGCACGGGTAAATCGCATGCTATGCTTAATGAAATCAAAACAAAAATGAAACAGGATCCACTTGGGGATCCCATCATTATCATTGCACCAACACAAAGTACCTTCCAACTTGAGCAAGACTTTGTGAAGGACCCGGAACTTAATGGAAGTTTACGGACAGAAGTGCTGCACTTTGAGCGGTTAAGTCATCGTATTTTCCAAGAAATTGGCGGTTTGACTGAAGAATATGCTTCTAAAGGTGCGCTTGAAATGATGATTTTTGATATTTTACAAGCACACCGTTCTGAACTGAATTTATACCAATCACAAACAAAATATTATGGATTCAGCGCTAAGTTAAGTGAGCAAATTCAAGATTTTAAAAAGTATGCTGTTTCTCCCGAACAACTCGAACAATTTATTTCTGAAAATCAATTGCAAACAAGAACTCAAGATAAATTACATGACATTGCTTTAGTTTATCGATACTTAGAAGAACGTTTAGCTGAAAATTTTGTTTCATCTGAAGATACACTTTATAAGTTTATAGAAAAAATGAGTGAATCAAAGTGGTTGAAAAGAGCAGAGATTTACATTGATGGATTCCATAACTTTTCAACGCTTGAATATCAAATTATAGAAAAATTAGCGCAATGTGCAAAATCAGTCAGTGTTTTACTCACAACAAATGGAGATAAAGATCCATTCAGTTTGTTCAGAAAAACTTCTTCTACACTTACACATATAGAAGAAATTGCACAAAGACAAAATATCACTTTCAATTTACGCAGATTTACAAAACAACAAAGATTTGAAAATCATGATTTAAGTCATTTAGAACATTCGTTTAATGAAGTGTTCTTTGAAAAAGCTGCAGCAAAAGGCAATATTAATATTTTAGAAACTTCGAATGTACGTGAAGAAGTCAATACGATTGCAAGAGACATCATTCGAAAAGCAAGAGAAGAAAATATTCGTTTTCAAGATGTTGCTGTACTTTATCGTGATGAAAATTATGCACATCTAATGGAAAGTGTATTCCCAGAATTTGATATTCCTTTTAACATCGATACGAAGAAATCTATGACACATCATCCTGTCATGGAAATGATCCGTTCTTTATTAGAAGTGATTGAATCAAAATGGAGTTTCGAGCCTTTAATGCGTTTATTTAAAACACAAGTATTAACTAAAAAGTTTAGAGATAACCGTTATCTAACAGATATTTTAGAGAATTATGTACTTGAGCGCGGTATCTATGGACAACGCTGGTTAGACGATAAATATTTTAAAATTGAACAATTCAATCAAATGGGCTTAAAACGTCAACCTATGACGGAAGAAACAGAAGCAGATTATCAACGTGTGATTGATCTGAAAAATTATGTCATAGATAAAATTTTACGTTTTGAAAAAGCATTGGCTGAAGCGGATACTGCTGAAACTTATGCAGCAGCATTTTATGAGGCTTTTGAGCAATTCAACCTGCCGAGTCAGTTAATGACAGAGCGTGATGAACTGGATTTAGCAGGAGAACATCAACAAGCTGAAGAGCTAGATCAAGTATGGAATGGCTTTATTCAAACATTAGACGACTTAGCTACTGTTTTCGGCAATAGAGAGATGACACAAAAACGATTCCTTGAATTGTTTGATGTGGGATTAGAACAATTAGAATTTGTGATGATTCCTCAAACATTGGACCAAGTCAGCATTGGTAGTATGGACTTGGCTAAAGTTGATAATAAGAAACATATCTACATGTTAGGTATGAATGATGGTACTATGCCGCAAGCAATTTCAAATTCTGGTTTGATTAGCGATGATGAAAAGAAATATTTCCAAGAAGAAACACAGCTTGAATTAAGCCCTACAGCTGATGTGCTGCAGATGGATGAAGCGTTTGTGTGTTATATTGCGATGACACGTGCTACAACACATGTCACATTATCTTATAGTTTGATGGGTTTGAATAATGATGACAAAGAAGTCAGTCCGTTTATCAATAACATTCAAGAACTTTTTACAAATCTAGATATATTAAATGTACAATATGCTGCCCAACATAATCCGCTTACAGTGATGGAACATCCGCATCAAACTAAAATTGCACTTTTTGAAGAATTGCAAAGTTGGCTTAACCATGAATTAACTGCTGATACGTGGTTAGAAGCGTACCAAGCAATGATGCACAATGAACGTTTAAACAGAGGATTGCAGTATTTAACATCTGCATTAACGTTTGATAATAAAACTGTTCAATTAAATCAACCACTCTCTAAAGCCTTGTATGGAGATAAAATTAACGCCAGTGTGTCTCGATTTGAAGGATACCAGCAATGTCCGTTCAAACATTACACTTCACATGGTTTGCGTTTAAATGAACGTACAAAATATAAATTAGAAAACTTCGACTTAGGCGACATATTCCACTCTGTATTGAAATATATTGCAGATAAGATTCATGGTGATTTTCGTAATTTAACAGATGCTTCTATCCGTAAACTTACACAAGAAGCACTGGAAAATATTTTGCCGGAAGTTCAATATAACTTATTGAACTCATCTGCTTATTATCGTTATATGTCTGTACGTATTGGTGCAATTGTACAATCGACATTAACAGCGTTGAAATATCAAGGTACTTTCTCTAAATTCAGACCGCAAGCTTTTGAAAAATCATTTAGAAAAAATCCGAAATCTAACGAACAGCTTGCAGCAGAGTCACTTTATACTTCACAAGGGATTCCGATTAATATCCGTGGTCAAATTGACCGTATTGATACCTTTAATAGTAAAGACCGCAGTTTCGTAAATATTATCGATTATAAATCATCAGAATATAGCGGTACTTTAGATTTAACGAAAGTTTATTACGGGCTGCAGATGCAGATGATGACTTATATGGATGTCGTACTGCAAAATAAAGATCGTTTGGACTTAGCAGAAGCGACTGAACCAGGTGGATTGTTATATTTTCATGTACATGAACCTCGTGTGAATTTTGCCAACTGGGCAGAAATGGATGAAGACAAGCGTCAAGAAGAGTTATTGAAGTCATTTAAATTAAATGGTTTGATTAATAGCGACCCTGAAGTGTTAGATGCTGAAGATACGAGATTGGAACCTAAATTCAAATCAGATATTGTGCCTATAGACATTGGTGCAAAAGGTAATTTGAATAAGAGCAGTAAAGTTGCCGATTCTCAAACTATATATAAATTTATTGAACATAATAAGAACAACTTTATTCAAATTGCTTCGGATATTATGGATGGTCATACTGAAGTAGCACCTATGAAATATAAACAGAAACTGCCTTGTGAATATTGTAATTATCGTTCTGTTTGTCATGTCGATGGTATGATTGATAGTAAAAAATACAGAACAGTAGATGAAAGTATCAATCCAATTGATTTATTAAATCAAGAAAGTGATGAGGAGGATAACGAATGA
- the lepB gene encoding signal peptidase I translates to MKKEIKEWIIAIAIALVLVIVITTFIAKSYTVRGDSMYPTLKDGEKVIVNMIGFKTGGLEKGNVIVFHANKNSDYVKRVIGMPGDSVEYKHDQLYVNGKKVKEPYLDYNEKHKSYDEITGSFKVKNLPNADGSNKIPKDKLLVLGDNREVSKDSRSFGLIDEDQVVGKVSLRYWPFTSFKVNFNPDTKY, encoded by the coding sequence GTGAAGAAAGAAATTAAAGAGTGGATAATAGCCATAGCTATTGCTTTGGTATTAGTTATTGTTATAACAACTTTCATTGCGAAATCATACACAGTTCGTGGTGATTCAATGTATCCAACGTTAAAAGACGGAGAAAAAGTTATCGTCAATATGATCGGGTTTAAAACTGGCGGTTTAGAAAAGGGTAATGTAATTGTATTCCACGCTAATAAAAACAGTGATTATGTTAAACGTGTCATCGGTATGCCTGGTGATAGTGTTGAGTATAAACATGACCAATTATATGTTAATGGTAAAAAGGTGAAAGAACCTTACTTAGATTATAATGAGAAACATAAAAGTTATGATGAAATCACAGGTAGCTTTAAAGTGAAAAACTTACCTAATGCAGATGGTTCAAATAAAATCCCTAAAGATAAATTACTAGTATTAGGAGATAATCGTGAAGTAAGTAAAGATAGTCGCTCATTCGGTTTGATTGATGAAGATCAAGTTGTCGGAAAAGTAAGCTTACGTTATTGGCCATTTACATCTTTCAAAGTAAACTTTAATCCAGATACAAAATATTAA
- the lepB gene encoding signal peptidase I translates to MRKIINYLLSLVIAIIIVMLIQAFLIIGAVVPNNEMSPTLKQGDRILVSKIQNTFNSVHNGDVIMYKHKGKTYFGRVIGLPGQSVEFKKGQLYRDDRVVNEDYPVKAQIKNLALRNIKHSEGDIVAPKQYMILNDNRANNSDSRTFGTIHQKDIIGNVVLRYYPWSKFGISFNE, encoded by the coding sequence GTGCGAAAAATTATAAATTATTTGCTTTCCTTGGTAATTGCGATTATCATTGTAATGTTGATTCAAGCTTTTCTTATTATAGGGGCAGTTGTCCCAAATAATGAAATGTCACCAACGCTAAAGCAAGGTGATCGTATTTTAGTAAGTAAAATACAAAACACCTTCAACAGTGTACATAATGGCGATGTCATCATGTATAAACATAAAGGAAAGACTTATTTTGGAAGAGTTATTGGATTGCCTGGACAATCTGTTGAATTTAAGAAAGGTCAGCTTTATCGAGATGATCGCGTAGTTAATGAAGATTATCCTGTGAAAGCACAAATAAAAAACTTAGCATTGCGGAATATCAAACATTCTGAAGGAGATATTGTTGCACCTAAACAATATATGATTTTAAATGATAATCGTGCGAATAACTCAGATTCTCGAACGTTCGGCACGATTCATCAAAAAGATATTATAGGTAATGTTGTATTACGATATTATCCTTGGAGTAAATTTGGAATTTCATTCAACGAATAA
- a CDS encoding TVP38/TMEM64 family protein has translation MSAHQVEGWMHSMGDFGYILGFLLPFIESFIPVLPLFVFVFVNVDTFGLFLGIIVSWLGTFLGSFVVFLIVRAFANTTVMDKVKNRKDVRKFLNFVNKQGVTPIFIMLCFPFTPSALMNVVAGLSKMKVRTFFLVLAVSNLIAMALTGVLGRDMHSILSSPIRVIIMALILAGLWYLSSRLEKRFMK, from the coding sequence ATGTCAGCACATCAAGTAGAAGGCTGGATGCATTCAATGGGAGATTTCGGATATATATTAGGTTTCTTGCTTCCATTTATCGAATCATTTATACCAGTACTTCCATTATTTGTATTCGTATTTGTAAATGTTGATACATTTGGTTTGTTTTTGGGGATTATTGTTTCTTGGTTAGGAACATTTTTAGGTAGCTTTGTCGTATTTTTAATTGTGCGGGCGTTTGCCAATACAACTGTCATGGACAAAGTTAAAAATAGAAAAGACGTGCGTAAATTTTTAAACTTTGTAAATAAGCAAGGCGTTACGCCTATCTTTATAATGCTTTGTTTTCCATTTACTCCGAGTGCTTTAATGAATGTAGTAGCAGGTTTATCTAAAATGAAAGTACGTACCTTCTTTTTAGTACTTGCTGTTTCAAACTTAATTGCTATGGCATTGACTGGTGTATTGGGCAGAGATATGCACAGTATTTTATCAAGTCCGATCCGAGTGATTATCATGGCACTTATTCTAGCTGGATTATGGTATTTAAGTAGCCGTTTAGAAAAACGCTTTATGAAATAA
- a CDS encoding glucose-6-phosphate isomerase, translating into MTHIELDYSKALKFVGEHELTQQQEIVKTIHRIIHDGTGAGSDFLGWLDLPVDYDKEEFARILEAAKRIKEHSDVLVVVGIGGSYLGARAAIEMLSSAFRTSDEYPEIVFAGNHLSSTYLHDLIQYLDGKDYSVNVISKSGTTTEPAVAFRLFKQLLEDKYGKEEAKQRIFATTDKEKGALKQLATNEGYETFVVPDDVGGRYSVLTAVGLLPIAAAGIDIQAMMNGAAKAREELSSDNLSDNIAYQYATLRNILYAKGYTTEMLINYEPSLQYFNEWWKQLYGESEGKDFKGIYPSSANYTTDLHSLGQYVQEGRRFLFETVVKVEEPKYDITIEKDADDLDGLNYLAGKTIDEVNTKAFQGTLLAHTDGEVPNLVVKIPRIDPETFGYLVYFFELACAMSGYQLGVNPFNQPGVEAYKQNMFALLGKPGYEDKKQELEERL; encoded by the coding sequence ATGACACATATTGAGCTAGACTATAGTAAAGCTTTAAAATTTGTTGGCGAACACGAATTAACGCAACAACAAGAAATCGTTAAAACAATTCACCGTATTATTCATGATGGCACTGGTGCAGGCAGTGACTTCTTAGGTTGGTTAGATTTACCTGTTGATTATGACAAAGAAGAATTTGCTCGTATTTTAGAAGCGGCAAAACGTATCAAAGAACATTCTGACGTATTAGTAGTAGTTGGTATCGGCGGTTCTTACTTAGGTGCACGTGCTGCAATTGAAATGTTAAGTTCTGCATTCAGAACAAGTGATGAATATCCTGAAATCGTCTTTGCTGGTAATCATTTATCATCTACTTATTTACATGACTTAATTCAATATTTAGATGGTAAAGACTACTCAGTCAATGTTATTTCTAAATCAGGTACAACTACAGAACCAGCAGTTGCATTTAGACTCTTTAAACAGTTATTAGAAGATAAATATGGCAAAGAAGAAGCAAAACAACGCATCTTTGCGACAACAGATAAAGAAAAAGGTGCTTTAAAACAACTCGCTACAAATGAAGGTTATGAAACATTTGTTGTTCCTGACGATGTAGGTGGACGTTATTCTGTTTTGACAGCAGTAGGTTTGTTACCAATTGCTGCAGCTGGCATCGACATTCAAGCAATGATGAATGGTGCAGCTAAAGCACGTGAAGAACTTTCTTCTGACAATCTTTCAGATAACATTGCATACCAATATGCAACATTGCGCAATATTTTATATGCAAAAGGTTATACAACTGAAATGTTAATCAACTATGAACCATCATTGCAATATTTCAATGAATGGTGGAAACAATTATATGGTGAATCAGAAGGTAAAGATTTCAAAGGTATCTATCCTTCAAGTGCAAACTATACAACAGACTTGCACTCACTAGGTCAATACGTTCAAGAAGGTCGTCGTTTCTTATTTGAAACTGTAGTGAAAGTAGAAGAACCTAAATACGACATTACAATTGAAAAAGATGCTGACGATTTAGATGGTTTGAACTATCTTGCTGGTAAAACAATTGATGAAGTAAACACTAAAGCATTCCAAGGTACTTTATTAGCACACACTGATGGTGAAGTACCAAATTTGGTTGTTAAAATTCCACGTATCGATCCTGAAACATTCGGATACTTGGTTTACTTCTTCGAATTAGCTTGTGCGATGAGTGGTTATCAATTAGGCGTAAACCCATTCAATCAACCAGGTGTAGAAGCATATAAACAAAATATGTTCGCATTACTAGGCAAACCTGGTTATGAAGATAAAAAACAAGAATTAGAAGAACGTTTATAA
- a CDS encoding argininosuccinate synthase, with translation MKEKIVLAYSGGLDTSVAVQWLIDKGYDVVACCLDVGEGKDLDEVYQKALDMGAIECYIIDATAEFSDEYVSYAIKGNLMYENTYPVVSALSRPLISKKLVEIAEETDAVGIAHGCTGKGNDQVRFEVAIKALNPALKVFAPVRAWGWSREEEIDYAIQHNIPVPINHDSPYSIDQNLWGRANECGILEDPYAAPPADAFDLTREIEDTPDTPDEIVIHFEKGLPVSIDDKAFPLDELILYLNELAGKHGIGRIDHVENRLVGIKSREIYETPGAEVILKSHKALETITLTKDVAHFKPVIEKQFAEQTYNGLWFSPLTDSLKLFIDSTQDHVTGDVRVKLFKGNATVNGRRSPYSLYNEKLATYTKEDAFNQEAAVGFIEIYGLPTEVNSMLHGGYSNEQ, from the coding sequence ATGAAAGAAAAAATCGTGTTAGCCTATTCAGGCGGATTAGATACAAGTGTTGCAGTACAATGGCTGATCGATAAAGGTTATGACGTTGTAGCCTGCTGTTTAGATGTCGGCGAAGGAAAAGATTTAGACGAAGTTTACCAAAAAGCATTGGATATGGGAGCTATTGAGTGCTATATCATTGATGCTACAGCAGAATTCAGCGATGAATATGTAAGCTATGCCATTAAAGGGAATCTAATGTATGAAAATACTTATCCTGTTGTATCTGCATTATCAAGACCTTTAATCTCAAAAAAATTAGTAGAAATTGCTGAAGAAACAGATGCAGTCGGCATTGCACATGGCTGTACTGGTAAAGGGAATGACCAAGTCCGTTTTGAAGTTGCAATTAAAGCTTTAAATCCTGCACTTAAAGTATTCGCACCTGTACGTGCTTGGGGCTGGAGCCGTGAAGAAGAAATCGACTATGCTATTCAGCATAATATTCCAGTACCTATCAATCATGATTCTCCATACTCAATCGACCAAAACTTATGGGGTCGTGCAAACGAATGCGGAATTTTAGAAGACCCTTATGCAGCACCGCCTGCTGATGCCTTTGATTTAACACGAGAAATTGAAGACACACCTGATACACCAGATGAAATTGTCATTCATTTTGAAAAAGGTTTGCCAGTTTCGATAGATGACAAAGCCTTCCCGCTAGATGAATTAATCCTGTATTTAAATGAATTAGCGGGCAAACATGGCATCGGCCGTATTGATCACGTTGAGAATAGATTAGTCGGTATTAAATCTCGTGAAATTTATGAAACACCAGGTGCTGAAGTTATTCTAAAATCACATAAAGCTTTAGAAACGATTACGTTAACTAAAGACGTAGCACACTTCAAACCTGTGATTGAAAAACAATTTGCTGAACAAACTTATAATGGTTTATGGTTCTCACCATTAACAGACTCATTAAAATTGTTTATCGATTCTACACAAGATCATGTCACTGGGGATGTACGTGTTAAATTATTTAAAGGAAATGCGACAGTGAACGGCAGACGTTCTCCTTATTCTTTATATAATGAAAAATTAGCAACTTATACAAAAGAAGATGCATTCAATCAAGAGGCTGCAGTAGGATTTATTGAAATTTACGGCTTGCCTACTGAAGTAAATTCTATGTTGCATGGAGGTTATTCTAATGAGCAATAA
- the argH gene encoding argininosuccinate lyase, translating into MSNKAWGGRFQSEPEAWVDAFNASINFDHLLIDEDIQGSIAHATMLAQQGILTEEESDTIIKGLQEIQHDYHEGNIEFTEALEDIHLNIEHELIERIGAVGGKLHTGRSRNDQVATDLHLYTKKAVKEIIHLIHNLQETIVKLADDHVDTIMPGYTHLQRAQPISFAHHVMTYFWMLERDKNRFEDALKRIDINPLGAAALSGTTHPIDRAKTQELLDFSALYENSLDAVSDRDFVVETLNDISLVMIHLSRFSEEIIFWSSDEAKFITLSDSFSTGSSIMPQKKNPDMAELIRGKTGRTTGHLMSMLMTLKGLPLAYNKDMQEDKEGLFDAVHTVTGSLRIFEGMLASLTVNTDHLNETVHQDFSNATELADYLVEKDVPFREAHAIVGQIVYWCIQHDCYLLDVPLEKYQEFSSSIDDTIYSYLKPENCLKRRKSYGSTGQESVRHQIEVAKDLL; encoded by the coding sequence ATGAGCAATAAAGCCTGGGGCGGAAGATTCCAATCTGAACCCGAAGCTTGGGTTGATGCTTTTAATGCTTCTATTAATTTTGACCACCTTCTGATTGATGAAGATATCCAAGGCAGTATCGCACATGCAACGATGTTAGCACAACAAGGTATTCTTACTGAAGAAGAAAGCGATACAATTATCAAAGGTCTTCAAGAAATTCAGCATGACTACCATGAAGGCAATATTGAATTCACAGAAGCATTAGAAGATATTCATTTAAATATTGAACATGAATTAATAGAAAGAATCGGTGCTGTCGGAGGTAAGTTGCATACTGGACGCAGCCGTAACGACCAAGTCGCAACAGATTTACACCTTTATACTAAAAAAGCGGTCAAAGAAATTATTCACTTAATCCATAATTTACAAGAAACAATTGTAAAATTAGCAGATGATCATGTGGATACAATTATGCCTGGGTATACGCATTTGCAACGTGCGCAACCTATCTCATTTGCTCACCATGTGATGACTTATTTTTGGATGCTGGAGCGCGATAAAAACCGTTTCGAAGATGCGTTAAAGCGTATTGATATCAATCCATTAGGTGCTGCTGCTTTAAGTGGAACAACACATCCTATCGATCGTGCTAAAACACAAGAATTGTTAGACTTCTCTGCTTTATACGAAAATAGTTTAGATGCAGTCAGTGATCGTGATTTCGTAGTAGAAACGCTCAATGATATCTCATTAGTAATGATTCATCTCTCACGTTTCTCTGAAGAAATTATATTCTGGTCTAGCGATGAAGCAAAATTCATCACATTATCTGATTCTTTCTCAACAGGCTCATCTATCATGCCTCAAAAGAAAAATCCAGATATGGCCGAACTGATTCGTGGTAAAACAGGTCGTACAACCGGTCATTTAATGAGTATGTTAATGACACTAAAAGGATTGCCGCTCGCATATAATAAGGATATGCAAGAAGATAAAGAAGGTTTATTCGATGCTGTGCATACAGTTACAGGTTCACTTCGAATTTTCGAAGGTATGTTAGCTTCATTAACTGTAAATACTGATCATTTAAACGAAACTGTTCATCAAGATTTCTCTAATGCGACTGAATTAGCAGATTATCTTGTAGAAAAAGATGTACCATTCAGAGAAGCACATGCTATCGTAGGACAAATTGTTTATTGGTGTATTCAACACGATTGTTATTTATTAGATGTGCCGCTTGAAAAATATCAAGAATTCTCATCTAGTATCGATGACACCATTTACAGCTATTTAAAACCTGAAAATTGCTTGAAACGCAGAAAAAGCTATGGCTCAACAGGTCAAGAATCTGTACGCCATCAAATTGAAGTTGCTAAAGATTTATTGTAA